One Misgurnus anguillicaudatus chromosome 22, ASM2758022v2, whole genome shotgun sequence DNA segment encodes these proteins:
- the ch25hl3 gene encoding cholesterol 25-hydroxylase-like protein: MLIFALLFGNDELLQWIWDFVYEKRHVILMSPHWSVFAAFCAHFIFSAPFMILDLLSPRVPWIQKYRIHREVATFHQWTRCAARILLKYAIGVLPLTTLFMFLRHTHFPERAPSSFLALKECVSCLLVFDTLFFIFHYSIHKIPWLYHNIHRIHHLNRETFALAAQDSSIYELLSLQALAFFSAMLVGCHPVSEILFHVINTWMAVEDHCAFDFPWALHRLLPCFSGAPHHLAHHQQFLGNFAPYFRHWDCIFGTSLHIQDQNERGRRNTA; encoded by the exons ATGCTAATTTTCGCATTGCTCTTCGGGAACGATGAATTGCTGCAATGGATTTGGGATTTCGTGTATGAGAAGCGTCATGTCATCCTCATGTCACCTCACTGGAGCGTGTTTGCGGCTTTCTGCGCTCACTTCATCTTTTCCGCGCCGTTCATGATCTTGGATCTTTTGAGTCCGCGTGTGCCGTGGATACAGAAGTACAGGATTCACCGTGAAGTTGCTACTTTTCATCAGTGGACTCGATGTGCCGCTCGCATCTTATTGAAATACGCAATTGGCGTTTTGCCGTTGACTACgctttttatgtttttacgGCACACTCATTTCCCAGAAAGAGCACCGTCTTCTTTTCTTGCCCTGAAGGAATGCGTTTCTTGCTTACTAGTGTTTGATACCCTGttctttatatttcattactCCATCCACAA AATTCCCTGGCTGTATCACAACATCCATCGTATTCATCACCTGAACAGGGAGACATTTGCACTGGCAGCCCAAGACTCCAGTATATACGAACTGCTTTCTCTTCAAGCCCTTGCATTTTTTAGTGCCATGCTGGTTGGCTGCCATCCTGTAAGTGAAATACTTTTCCATGTGATCAACACCTGGATGGCTGTGGAGGATCACTGTGCATTTGACTTTCCTTGGGCATTGCATCGGCTGCTGCCATGCTTTTCCGGGGCTCCGCACCACTTGGCCCACCATCAGCAGTTTTTAGGAAATTTTGCCCCTTACTTTAGACACTGGGATTGCATTTTTGGGACCTCACTGCACATTCAGGACCAAAATGAAAGAGGAAGAAGGAATACAGCATAG